The DNA region CGTATTGGAAAACGAGCTGTGGAAATGTATTCATTGTATGCAATGTGTTTCAAAATGTCCGAAAGAGATCCCATTAACGGATGAAATCGCCTATCTAAGAAAAGAGACCATGAAAATGGGCGAAGTCCATAATCAGGGAGCCCGGCATGCCTACGCATTTTATCATGACGTAAAAAAATGGGGAAGATTAAACGAAATGACGCTGCCCATTAAAACGGACGGCATGGTCACCACCTTGCGCAAACGAATTCCTTTTGCTTATCGCATGATAGTCAAAGGAAAGATAAACCCGCTTCGTTTGCCTAAAGCGGTGAAAGGGATTAAAGGGGTAAGAAAAATTTACCAACAGGTAGAGGAGGAAAGCAAATCATGAGATACGCTTTCTTTCCCGGGTGTACATTGGAATCGGCGGCAGCGGAATTGATGATTTCCACCAAAAAGGTCGCTTCCGCCTTAGGCATCGAATTGATTGAATTGGAAGGATGGACTTGCTGCGGGGCAACGCATTTACAAGATGTTGACGAGCAATTGGCTCTGGCGATCAATGCGCGCAACATCGCCTTGGCCGAACAGCTGAACGCGCCGCTGCTTACCGTTTGCAACACTTGCACGCTTATGCTGCGGACGGCAAAGAAAACGCTCGATGAAAATCTACAGCTGAAAGAAATAACGAATCAAAGATTGAGCAGCGCAAATGTGGAATATCAAGGTACAAGTGAAGTGACCCACTTGTTGTGGGCCCTTATTCAAGATTATGGCCTTGAAAATTTAAGGGCAAAAGTAAAAAGACCGCTCAAGGGCTTGAAGGTTGCCAATTTTTACGGCTGTCACATCATTCGGCCGCAAGAAGTGTTGGGATTTGAAAACCATATGAATCCCCGTTCGATGGAGATGGTCGTGGAAGCGCTTGGGGCGGAGAGTGTCGAATTTTCTCAAAGGTTGGCCTGCTGCGGCTTCCACGCTGTTTTTCCAGCGGAAAAAGAAGTGATGAGACTGACAGCGTTAAACTGCTTGTCGCCGAAAAAGGCCGGTGCCCATTGCATTGTGACCCCCTGTCCTCTATGCCAGATGCAGCTCGATATGTACCAGCCCGATGCGCAAAAAGGATGCCGCGACAATATTACCATGCCTGTTCTGCATCTCCCGCAGCTCATCGGATTGGCCCTTGGATTCGAACCGGAAGAATTAGCCATTAACCGACATATTGTTGACGCGATTCCGGTGCTGCGGCAACATATAGGAGTAATATAATTTGTATTGGTGCTCATTGAATTAATTCAGCATTTATTATAGGCGGTGTAAATACGGGGGATCAGCTTCATGAGGCTGGTCCCCTTTATGGTGCCTGTTGACTGACATCGTTTGGCGGACATCGTTTCAGGGATGGAGTTGATGGTGGCTCTCTTTTGTACTAAAATTTCAGTATCGTCAGAGAGTATGGATTGTTAAAATCAGCTGGTTTTATCATAAATGAAGGGTTTACTATTGGTCACCCACAATTTGGTGAACCTGCAGTACACGGGGGTGAATCATGATGAAAACCAACGCCATGAGGTTATTGGAGCAGCATCAGGTTGAATATCAAATATTGACTTTCACCTATGATGAAACAGATTTAGAGGCAACGCAAGCAGCGAAAGAAGTCGGCCTGCCTCCGTCACAGGTATTTAAAACACTGGTACTAAATGGGGACAAGACCGGAATTGTGCTGGCTTCCCTGCCTGCGGATTGCGACTTAAACCTGAAAGCGCTGGCCCGGGCCAGCGGCAACAAAAAAGTAGAACTGTTGCCAGTTAAAGAGATCCCCAAAGTGACTGGATATGTCCGGGGAGGGGTCTCTCCAGTGGGTATGAAGAAAAATTACCTGTTCTATATTGACCATCGTGTGACAAAGGAAGAAAAAGTAGCGGTCAGCGGTGGCAAACGGGGCGTGCTGATGATGCTAAGGAGCAGAGATTTAATTAAAATCACCAATGCAGTGTTGGCAGATCTGTGTCATACAGACAGAACTAGATCATAAATCAGAATGTAAAGGGCAGGCAAGCGTGTA from Caldalkalibacillus thermarum includes:
- a CDS encoding CoB--CoM heterodisulfide reductase iron-sulfur subunit B family protein produces the protein MRYAFFPGCTLESAAAELMISTKKVASALGIELIELEGWTCCGATHLQDVDEQLALAINARNIALAEQLNAPLLTVCNTCTLMLRTAKKTLDENLQLKEITNQRLSSANVEYQGTSEVTHLLWALIQDYGLENLRAKVKRPLKGLKVANFYGCHIIRPQEVLGFENHMNPRSMEMVVEALGAESVEFSQRLACCGFHAVFPAEKEVMRLTALNCLSPKKAGAHCIVTPCPLCQMQLDMYQPDAQKGCRDNITMPVLHLPQLIGLALGFEPEELAINRHIVDAIPVLRQHIGVI
- the ybaK gene encoding Cys-tRNA(Pro) deacylase: MMKTNAMRLLEQHQVEYQILTFTYDETDLEATQAAKEVGLPPSQVFKTLVLNGDKTGIVLASLPADCDLNLKALARASGNKKVELLPVKEIPKVTGYVRGGVSPVGMKKNYLFYIDHRVTKEEKVAVSGGKRGVLMMLRSRDLIKITNAVLADLCHTDRTRS